A window of the Camelus dromedarius isolate mCamDro1 chromosome 5, mCamDro1.pat, whole genome shotgun sequence genome harbors these coding sequences:
- the LOC105086636 gene encoding RNA polymerase-associated protein LEO1 isoform X1: MDLFGDIDDISSESDGGNQPPIPGQPVDGRGVPQDQQEEEPISETKIEVEIPNIYSDLGNELYFVKLPRFLSIEPKPFDPQYYEDEFEDEKMLDEEDRTRIKLKVENTLRWRIRRDKEGNKIKESNTRIVKWSDGSLSLHLGNEVFDVYKAPLLGNYNHLFVREDTGLRGQAVFKSKLTFRPHSTDYATHKKMTLPLANRCSGIQKIRILPMAGRDPECQRIEMIKKEEERLRASAHQETMYLREKQNQQGPSPPCQDHSSDEREEEVEMPSEAIPEGHAKQVDPPERGKQGMKRKRMTEA, translated from the exons ATGGACCTGTTTGGAGACATAGATGACATTTCTTCTGAGAGTGATGGGGGCAATCAACCACCCATTCCAGGACAGCCTGTT GATGGACGTGGAGTGCCGCAGGACCAGCAGGAGGAAGAGCCGATTTCTGAAACCAAAATAGAAGTAGAAATTCCCAATATCTACTCTGATTTAGGAAATGAATTGTACTTTGTTAAACTGCCCAGATTTCTCAGCATAGAACCCAA gCCTTTTGATCCTCAGTATTATGAAGATGAATTTGAAGATGAGAAAATGCTTGACGAGGAAGACAGAACCAGGATAAAATTAAAG GTGGAAAATACTTTACGATGGAGGATACGCCgggacaaagaaggaaataaaattaaagaaagcaATACTCGGATAGTCAAGTGGTCAGATGGGAG CCTGTCCCTGCACTTAGGCAATGAGGTGTTTGATGTCTACAAAGCCCCGCTGCTGGGCAATTACAACCACCTGTTCGTTCGCGAAGACACGGGTCTGCGGGGACAAGCCGTCTTCAAATCCAAACTCACCTTTAG ACCTCACTCTACAGACTATGCCACACATAAAAAGATGACCCTGCCACTTGCTAATAGATGCTCGGGGATACAGAAGATTAGAATCTTACCAATGGCTGGTCGTGATCCTGAATGCCAACGCATAGAGATGATTAAG AAAGAAGAAGAACGTTTGAGGGCTTCTGCTCACCAGGAGACAATGTATTTGCGGGAGAAGCAGAACCAGCAGGGGCCGAGCCCCCCCTGCCAGGACCACAGCAGTgatgagagggaggaggaggttgagATGCCATCAGAAGCCATTCCCGAGGGGCATGCCAAG CAGGTGGACCCTCCAGAAAGAGGAAAGCAGGGcatgaagaggaagaggatgacTGAAGCATAA
- the LOC105086636 gene encoding RNA polymerase-associated protein LEO1 isoform X2, whose protein sequence is MDLFGDIDDISSESDGGNQPPIPGQPVDGRGVPQDQQEEEPISETKIEVEIPNIYSDLGNELYFVKLPRFLSIEPKPFDPQYYEDEFEDEKMLDEEDRTRIKLKVENTLRWRIRRDKEGNKIKESNTRIVKWSDGSLSLHLGNEVFDVYKAPLLGNYNHLFVREDTGLRGQAVFKSKLTFRPHSTDYATHKKMTLPLANRCSGIQKIRILPMAGRDPECQRIEMIKKEEERLRASAHQETMYLREKQNQQGPSPPCQDHSSDEREEEVEMPSEAIPEGHAKVDPPERGKQGMKRKRMTEA, encoded by the exons ATGGACCTGTTTGGAGACATAGATGACATTTCTTCTGAGAGTGATGGGGGCAATCAACCACCCATTCCAGGACAGCCTGTT GATGGACGTGGAGTGCCGCAGGACCAGCAGGAGGAAGAGCCGATTTCTGAAACCAAAATAGAAGTAGAAATTCCCAATATCTACTCTGATTTAGGAAATGAATTGTACTTTGTTAAACTGCCCAGATTTCTCAGCATAGAACCCAA gCCTTTTGATCCTCAGTATTATGAAGATGAATTTGAAGATGAGAAAATGCTTGACGAGGAAGACAGAACCAGGATAAAATTAAAG GTGGAAAATACTTTACGATGGAGGATACGCCgggacaaagaaggaaataaaattaaagaaagcaATACTCGGATAGTCAAGTGGTCAGATGGGAG CCTGTCCCTGCACTTAGGCAATGAGGTGTTTGATGTCTACAAAGCCCCGCTGCTGGGCAATTACAACCACCTGTTCGTTCGCGAAGACACGGGTCTGCGGGGACAAGCCGTCTTCAAATCCAAACTCACCTTTAG ACCTCACTCTACAGACTATGCCACACATAAAAAGATGACCCTGCCACTTGCTAATAGATGCTCGGGGATACAGAAGATTAGAATCTTACCAATGGCTGGTCGTGATCCTGAATGCCAACGCATAGAGATGATTAAG AAAGAAGAAGAACGTTTGAGGGCTTCTGCTCACCAGGAGACAATGTATTTGCGGGAGAAGCAGAACCAGCAGGGGCCGAGCCCCCCCTGCCAGGACCACAGCAGTgatgagagggaggaggaggttgagATGCCATCAGAAGCCATTCCCGAGGGGCATGCCAAG GTGGACCCTCCAGAAAGAGGAAAGCAGGGcatgaagaggaagaggatgacTGAAGCATAA